Part of the Actinomyces howellii genome, AGCTCCTCGTCCTCGACGAGCCGACCTCGGGGCTCGACCCGCTTATGGAGGTCGTCTTCCAGGAGGTGGTCGCCGAACGAGCCGCCCAGGGCGTCACGGTCCTCCTGTCGAGCCACATCCTTGCCGAGGTCGAGGCCCTGTGCGACTCGGTGACGGTCATCCGCGCCGGGCGGACCGTGTCGAGCGGTCCCCTGGAGGAGCTGCGCCGCCAGGCTCCGACTGCCGTCGAGGCGATCACCTCGAGCGAGCCCCGCGGCCTGGCGGCAATTGCCGGCGTGACCGGGCTCGAGCGCGACCGAGACGCCCGGGGACCCCGGACCCGCCTGCTCGTGGCAGGCCGGGGGCTGGCCGCGGTCATCGGGGCGCTCAGTGCCGCGGGCATCACCCACCTGTCGGTCCGACCGCCCAGCGTCGAGCAGCTCTTCATGGCGCACTACGCGCAGCGTGCCGACGCCGCCTCCCCGGACGGCGTGTCATGAGCCGGCTGCGGCCCGCTGCCGGGCAGCGGCCCCTGGCCGCAACGGCGCGCCTCGTGCTCCTGGGGGCCCGCACCGCCAGGACGTGGCTGATCGCCGTCCCGCTCCTGACGGCCGGGCTCGTCCTGGGCGTGGCCAGGAGCATCGAGGCGCTCTACCCCACCATCGACCAACGGCTGGCCTACGCCCGGTGGGTCGAGGTCTCCCCGGGTACCGTCGCCTTCAACGGCCAGGGGTACGGGTTGACCACCCTGGGAGGGATCGCCGCCTACGAGGTCGGTTTCATGGGGCAGATCCTCTTCCCGACCCTGGGAGTCGTGCTCGCCGTGCGACTGACCCGCCAGGAGGAGGAGTCAGGTCGCTGCGAGCTGGTCACCGCGGCGGCGGTCGGCAGGCTCGCACCGCTGACGGCGGCGACCGTGCTCCTGTGGGCGTCCGTGGTCGGCGGAGCGATCCTCTCGGCCGTCGGGATGGTGGCCCTCGACCTGCCCGTGGCGGGCTCGGTCTGGTATGCCGTCAGCGTGGCCGCCTGCACCCTCTTCTTCGCCTCGGCGGGCACTCTCCTGGCTCAGCTGTGTCAGAGCGTCCGAACGGCCGTGCTCCTCGGGCTGAGCCTGACGGCAGTCGCCTTCCTCTCGCGGGCCGCAGGCGACACCGTGGGCTCGCGGGCCGCCCTCCTCAGCCCCTTGGGGTGGTTTCCTGAGGTCCGGGCCTTCGACGCCCCGCAGGCATGGCCCCTGTTCGCCTACGGGGTCGGCACGGCCCTTCAGTTGGTGGTCACCGCCGTCGTGGCCCGCAGGCGCGACCTCGGCGCAGGAGCGATCGCCCCGCGGCGCGGCCGGGAGCGCGCCCGCCGGTGGCTGGCGACCAGCTGCGGCCTGGCCTGGCGCGTGTGCGGACCCGGCATGATCGGCTGGCTCACCCTGGCCTGCGTCTGGGCGCTGGTCATGGGGCTTCTGGGCCAGGAGGTAAAGGACATGGCCCAGACCAACCCCGCCGTGCTCACGGCGCTGGGTGTGCAGCGGGGGACCGACCTGCTCGTCATGCTCGCCACGATCGTCATGAGCGCCAGCGCCGTGGCCGTCGGGAGCCAGGCCGGAGCGCGACTGGCGGCCGAGGAGGCTTCTGGGCGCCTGGGTGCGGCAACCTCCACTCGGGTGCCCCGGACGCGTGCGTGGCTGGCCTGGTGGGCGGTGGCCCTCCTCGGGGCACAGCTCGTGCTCGGTACCTCCTGCCTCCTGCTGGGCCTGAGCACGTGGGCCGTCACCGGGGACCGGGCCGACATGACCACGGCAGTCTCGGTCGGGATCGGCTACTCGGTGCCGGTGGCCTGTGCCGTCTGCCTGTGCTCCGCCCTGGCGGCCTGCGGACCGCGGTGGGCCCCAGCGGGGTGGTTGGTCCTGGGCTGGATACTCGTCGTGGGCTTCCTGGCCCAGGCTCTCAGGCTCCCGGAGTGGTCCCGCGACCTCTCGCCTCTCCATCTCGTGGGCAGGCTCCCGGTCGACGCCGTTGACGGTCTCGCCGTGGCGGGCCTGGCGCTGGCGGCAGCGCTGCTGCTGGGTGCCTCCGTCGTGGTCTTTCGTCGTCGGGACCTGGTTGCAGGGTAGGTCGTGCGGGAGCGGAGGGGCGAGCCCGTGCCGCGCTATTGAGAATGATAATCATAAAGTTAAGGTGGGTGCTGGGCGCTCCCGAGGGGTGGCCTCCTTGCTGGGGAGGCAGTAAGGTAAGGCGAACCTAAGGTTCTGCTCCACTGTCGTCGCTCGTGAACTAAGGATGTCCGTGACCACCCGCGACCTCGTCAACAGCGGCGTCTTCTCCGCCGTCTACTTCGTGCTGCTCTTCTCCACCGGGATGCTCGGTGTCATCAACCCCGCGATGATGTTCGTCGGTTTCGCCTTGGGCATCATCGCCAACGGGGTGACCCTCGCGCTGTACCGGGCTCGGGTCCGCAAGGTCGGGGCCATGGCGGTCCTCGGCGTCGTGGTCGGTCTACTCATGATGCTCAGCGGCCACCCCTGGTACCTGTTCACCATCTCGGGTCTCCTGGGCCTGGTCAGTGACCTGATCGCCGCGGGGCGCAAGTTCCGCGACCCCAGGACCAACGCCCTGGCCTACGCCGTACTGTCGCTGTGGTACGTCGGGCCGTGGCTGCCCATGATCCTCAACCGTGAGGCGTACCGGGCCTACATCGCTGACTCCATGGGGCAGGCCTACGCTGACTCCCTGGCCTGGTTCTTTTCCCCGACGATGCTCGCAGCCTGGGGCGTCTGCGTCTTCGTGTTGGGGCTGGTCGGCGGTGCGTTCGGCAACTCGGTCCTCCAGCGGCACTTCGCCAAGGCGGGTCTGGCCGGATGACGACCACGGTCAGGTCGGCGCACTCGGCGCCCGCCGCGCCCCGGGCGGATGCTGCTGCTCAGGAGTTCGGTCCCGGTGGGAGCGTCGAGGTGCTGCTGGGCGCCGGCCGTGGCGTGAGGCCCGACCCTCGTACGGCACTGGTCGCTGTTGTCGTCCTCAACGGTGCCGCGCTGTCCGTTGGTGAGCTGGCGCCGAGCCTCATGGCAGGGGTGATCGGGTGGATCGCCCTGGCCAGCATCGGGGCCTGGGGTCTGCTGTCCGGGTTCGCCTGCGCCGAGCTCGTCTGCGTGGCGTGCCTCTACCTGGTGCCGCTGGCCGGTCCCTCGGTGCTGGGCGCCGTCGTGGTGACGACCGCCTACTGGGTGCTGCGCGTGACGGTGGCCACTGCCGTGGCCGTCTACGCGGTCCAGGTGGTCCAGGTGGGTGAGCTCCTCGTGGCCTTGCGCTCGATGCGAGTGCCGGTGGCCCTCACGGTACCGGTGCTCGTGCTTCTGCGCTTCCTCCCGGTAGCCGCCAAGGAGTACCGCGCCGTGTGCGACGCCATGGTCCTGCGTGGAATCGCCCCGGCGTAGGTGTGCTGCTCCACCCACTGCGCTTCCTGGAGCACTTGCTCGTGCCCTTCTTGGCCTCGTGCACACGGGTCGCCGATGAGATGAGCGCCGCCGCCACCTTGCGCGGCCTGGGCTCGACCACCCGCCCCACCAGCCTGACGCGGCTGCGCCTCGGGCTGCCCGACCTCGTGTGGGCCCTCGCCCTGGTGGCGACGGTGGTCACCAGCCGGCTCCTGATCTCGGGCGGAGGACCGAGGTGACCCACTCGACCACGACGTCGGCCCTGCGCGTGGAGGACCTCAGCTTCACCTACGAGGCCGCCGCGCACCCGGCAACCGGTCCCGAGCCACAGGACGGCGCGAGCTCCCCGGCTCAGGCCCTGAGCGGGGTCGACCTGGACCTTCCCCGCGGCAGCCTCACGTTGGTCACCGGCGCCTCAGGGTGCGGAAAGTCGACGCTGCTCAAGACCCTGAACGGCCTGGTACCGCACCTGTGGGGCGGTGACCTCTCCGGTCGGGTCGAGGTCCAGGGCGCGCTGGCTACCGCGCTGAGTCCTGCAGAGCTCGGCCGCCTGTCCGGATCGGTCTTCCAGAACCCCCGTACCCAGTTCTTCACGACCACCGTCCTCCAGGAGCTCGCCTTCGCCTCGGAGAACGCGGGGGAGCCCCGCCCGGTCATCGCCGAGCAGGTCAGCAGAGCCGCCACCCTGTTCGGCATCACCGGTCTGCTGGGTCACCGTCTGGACGCCCTGTCCGGCGGGCAGCTTCAGAGGGTCGCGTGCGCGGTCGCCACCACGGGCAACGGGAACCTGCTGCTGCTTGACGAGCCCAGCTCCAACCTCTCACCCGAGGCGATCGACGACGTGGCCCGGGTACTGGGGGACCTCAAGGGCGCCGGGTGGAGCGTCGTCGTCGCCGAGCACCGCCTCCACTTCCTGGCCGGGCTCGCGGACCGCGTGGTGGTCATGGACGGCGGACGCGTCACCCGAGACTGCACGGGAGCCGAGTTCTTCGCCACCCCGGAGGACCAGCGCCTGGCCGCAGGGCTGCGGAGCCTGCGGCGCCCAGGGGGGACCCGGCGGCTGAGGCTCCTGCCCGCCGACCCCGCGGCGCCCCCGCTGGACCACGGGATCAGCGTGCGCGGCCTGCGCTTCTCCTACGGTCGTGGTGGCACCCCGGTTCTGGAGCTGCCCGCCCTCGACCTGCCTGCCGGGGAGGTCACCGTCCTGACCGGGGACAACGGGGTCGGCAAGTCCACCCTCGCTCGGGTGCTCGTCGGGCTGGCCGGGGCCGCGCGCGGTTCACGCATCACGATCGACGGCAAGGCGATGGGCGCCCGCGCCCGCACCACCTGCTCCGCCCTGGTGATGCAGGACGTCAACCGCCAGCTCTTCGCAGCATCAGCCCGTCAGGAGGTCGCCTTGGGCTCGGTGGAGTGCGGCGAGGCCGACGTCGACGAGCTCCTGGAGTCCTTCGGTCTGTCTGAGATGGCCGACCGTCATCCCATGTCCTTGTCCGGCGGTCAGAAGCAGCGCCTGGTGGTGGCCGCCGCCGTGGCCTCGGACGCCTCCTTCTACGTCTTTGACGAGCCGACCTCCGGCGTCGACCACCGCCACCTGCGCGCCATCGCGGCACGGCTGCGCACCCTCGCCTCGCAAGGGTCCACCGTCCTGGTCATCTCCCACGACCCGGAGCTCATCGAGGCCGTCGCCGACCGGGAGTGCCACCTCCAGTCGTGGACGCCCGAGCTCGGCAACCGCGCCCGCACCTGGCAGCTCGCTCCACCTACCGATCCCGAGCCCAGCGGCAGCCCGAGACCCAGCCACAGAACCCAAGGATGACGATGAACGACACCACCACCGTGCGCCGAGTCGCGCCGGTCCGGGACGAGGGCGTCCCGCTCGGTGCCGACACGAAGCTCGACACCCGAGCGGGCCGGAGCGCCCTGTCCGACCTTCTACGACCAGTCCGCGGACCCCTGTGGATCGGACGGATCCTCGCCGTCGGCTCCGCCGTCCTGGGGGTCTTCCCCTTCGTAGCACTGGTGGCCATCGGCAACCACCTCACCCAGGCATGGTACGACGGCGTCCCACCCGATCGCGCCGTCGTCCACGGGGCGCTCGTGCTCCTCCTGGGCACGTTCACCGGGCGGCTCTTCGTCTACTTTCTTGCGCTCATGTCCACCCACCTGGCCGATGTCGTGCTCGTCGGCTCCATCAG contains:
- a CDS encoding ABC transporter ATP-binding protein, whose translation is MRESLSELVVCAEGLVKSFGRTRALDGLDLGVRVGEVHGFLGPNGAGKSTTIRALLGQIRLDSGTVEVLGMPAWSRAVDIHARLAYVPGDTQLWPGLSGGECIDLLGGLQGSVSPSRRDELIERFELDPGRRLRTYSKGNRQKVALIAALSTEAELLVLDEPTSGLDPLMEVVFQEVVAERAAQGVTVLLSSHILAEVEALCDSVTVIRAGRTVSSGPLEELRRQAPTAVEAITSSEPRGLAAIAGVTGLERDRDARGPRTRLLVAGRGLAAVIGALSAAGITHLSVRPPSVEQLFMAHYAQRADAASPDGVS
- a CDS encoding ABC transporter permease, which codes for MSRLRPAAGQRPLAATARLVLLGARTARTWLIAVPLLTAGLVLGVARSIEALYPTIDQRLAYARWVEVSPGTVAFNGQGYGLTTLGGIAAYEVGFMGQILFPTLGVVLAVRLTRQEEESGRCELVTAAAVGRLAPLTAATVLLWASVVGGAILSAVGMVALDLPVAGSVWYAVSVAACTLFFASAGTLLAQLCQSVRTAVLLGLSLTAVAFLSRAAGDTVGSRAALLSPLGWFPEVRAFDAPQAWPLFAYGVGTALQLVVTAVVARRRDLGAGAIAPRRGRERARRWLATSCGLAWRVCGPGMIGWLTLACVWALVMGLLGQEVKDMAQTNPAVLTALGVQRGTDLLVMLATIVMSASAVAVGSQAGARLAAEEASGRLGAATSTRVPRTRAWLAWWAVALLGAQLVLGTSCLLLGLSTWAVTGDRADMTTAVSVGIGYSVPVACAVCLCSALAACGPRWAPAGWLVLGWILVVGFLAQALRLPEWSRDLSPLHLVGRLPVDAVDGLAVAGLALAAALLLGASVVVFRRRDLVAG
- a CDS encoding MptD family putative ECF transporter S component, which encodes MSVTTRDLVNSGVFSAVYFVLLFSTGMLGVINPAMMFVGFALGIIANGVTLALYRARVRKVGAMAVLGVVVGLLMMLSGHPWYLFTISGLLGLVSDLIAAGRKFRDPRTNALAYAVLSLWYVGPWLPMILNREAYRAYIADSMGQAYADSLAWFFSPTMLAAWGVCVFVLGLVGGAFGNSVLQRHFAKAGLAG
- a CDS encoding ABC transporter ATP-binding protein, with the translated sequence MTHSTTTSALRVEDLSFTYEAAAHPATGPEPQDGASSPAQALSGVDLDLPRGSLTLVTGASGCGKSTLLKTLNGLVPHLWGGDLSGRVEVQGALATALSPAELGRLSGSVFQNPRTQFFTTTVLQELAFASENAGEPRPVIAEQVSRAATLFGITGLLGHRLDALSGGQLQRVACAVATTGNGNLLLLDEPSSNLSPEAIDDVARVLGDLKGAGWSVVVAEHRLHFLAGLADRVVVMDGGRVTRDCTGAEFFATPEDQRLAAGLRSLRRPGGTRRLRLLPADPAAPPLDHGISVRGLRFSYGRGGTPVLELPALDLPAGEVTVLTGDNGVGKSTLARVLVGLAGAARGSRITIDGKAMGARARTTCSALVMQDVNRQLFAASARQEVALGSVECGEADVDELLESFGLSEMADRHPMSLSGGQKQRLVVAAAVASDASFYVFDEPTSGVDHRHLRAIAARLRTLASQGSTVLVISHDPELIEAVADRECHLQSWTPELGNRARTWQLAPPTDPEPSGSPRPSHRTQG